The following proteins are co-located in the Malus sylvestris chromosome 13, drMalSylv7.2, whole genome shotgun sequence genome:
- the LOC126595804 gene encoding uncharacterized protein LOC126595804, with amino-acid sequence MGEGEEINVGEEERENISLKDLSKKLEEFAKARDWEKYHSPRNLLLAMVGEVGELSEIFQWRGEVDRGLPNWKESDKEHLGEELSDVLLYLIRLADICGIDLAHAASKKIVKNAIKYPPKFF; translated from the exons ATGGGAGAAGGAGAAGAGATTAAtgtaggagaagaagaaagagagaatatTAGTCTCAAGGACCTCTCTAAGAAGCTTGAGGAATTTGCCAAGGCTAGAGACTGGGAGAAATATCATAGTCCCAGAAATCTACtccttgctatg GTGGGAGAGGTAGGAGAGCTATCAGAAATATTCCAATGGAGGGGAGAGGTGGACAGAGGGTTGCCAAATTGGAAGGAATCAGATAAAGAGCATCTGGGAGAAGAGCTTTCCGATGTGCTTCTGTACCTCATCAGGCTGGCGGATATATGCGGCATTGATCTTGCTCATGCTGCCTCCAAAAAGATTGTCAAGAATGCCATCAAATACCCTCCCAAATTCTTCTAA
- the LOC126597313 gene encoding glycolipid transfer protein 1-like, with the protein MEGTVFAPALEGFKTVKSEQGEILTKPFLDVCKQILPVIDKFGAAMTLVKSDIGGNITRLESKYTSNPAAFNHLYRLVQVEIETKTAKASSSCTNGLLWLTRAMDFLVELFRNLLEHQDWSMSQACTDSYGKTLKKYHGWLASSSFSVAMKLAPDRKKFMEVIGGNGDIMGDIEKFCTAFTPLLQENHKFLARVGMDDLKAS; encoded by the exons ATGGAGGGGACTGTGTTCGCTCCTGCTCTGGAAGGATTCAAGACTGTCAAGTCCGAACAAGGAGAGATTCTGACCAAGCCTTTCCTTGATGTCTGCAAGCAGATTTTGCCTGTTATAG ATAAGTTTGGAGCTGCTATGACCCTTGTTAAATCGGACATCGGAGGTAACATAACG AGATTGGAATCTAAATATACCTCCAATCCTGCCGCATTCAACCACTTGTACAGATTGGTACAAGTTGAGATTGAAACGAAAACAGCAAAAGCATCATCCAGCTGCACCAACGGTCTTCTTTGGTTGACAAG AGCAATGGATTTCTTGGTAGAGCTATTCCGGAACTTACTGGAGCATCAAGATTGGTCAATGTCTCAGGCTTGTACAGATTCCTACGGCAAGACCCTGAAAAAATATCATGGATGGCTTGCTAGTTCAAGTTTCAGT GTTGCCATGAAGCTCGCTCCTGACCGAAAGAAGTTCATGGAGGTGATAGGAGGCAACGGCGATATCATGGGTGACATAGAGAAATTCTGCACTGCCTTTACGCCTCTTCTTCAAGAGAATCACAAGTTTTTG GCTAGGGTCGGCATGGATGATTTGAAGGCTTCGTAA